A window from Ramlibacter pinisoli encodes these proteins:
- a CDS encoding succinate dehydrogenase iron-sulfur subunit — protein sequence MQKRTFQIYRYDPDKDAKPYMQTVEITLEGNERMLLDALMKLKAQDPTLSFRRSCREGVCGSDAMNINGKNGLACLTNMRMLKDPIVLKPLPGLPVVRDLIVDMTDFFKQYHSIKPYLVNDSIPPEKERLQSPEEREELNGLYECILCASCSTSCPSFWWNPDKFVGPAGLLQAYRFIADSRDQATSERLDNLEDPYRLFRCHTIMNCTDVCPKGLNPTAAIGKIKELMVRRAI from the coding sequence ATGCAGAAACGCACCTTCCAGATCTACCGCTACGACCCGGACAAGGACGCCAAGCCTTACATGCAGACGGTCGAGATCACGCTCGAGGGCAACGAGCGCATGCTCCTCGACGCGCTGATGAAGCTCAAGGCGCAGGATCCGACGCTGTCGTTCCGGCGCTCGTGCCGCGAAGGCGTGTGCGGCTCCGATGCGATGAACATCAACGGCAAGAACGGCCTGGCCTGCCTGACCAACATGCGCATGCTGAAGGACCCCATCGTCCTGAAGCCCCTGCCCGGCCTGCCGGTGGTCCGCGACCTCATCGTGGACATGACCGACTTTTTCAAGCAGTACCACTCGATCAAGCCCTACCTCGTCAACGACAGCATCCCGCCCGAGAAGGAGAGGCTGCAGTCGCCCGAGGAGCGCGAGGAGCTCAACGGCCTGTACGAGTGCATCCTGTGCGCCAGCTGCTCGACCAGCTGCCCCAGCTTCTGGTGGAACCCCGACAAGTTCGTCGGTCCGGCGGGGCTGCTGCAGGCCTACCGCTTCATCGCCGACAGCCGCGACCAGGCCACCAGCGAGCGGCTGGACAACCTGGAAGACCCGTACCGGCTGTTCCGCTGCCACACCATCATGAACTGCACCGACGTGTGCCCGAAGGGCCTGAACCCGACGGCCGCCATCGGCAAGATCAAGGAGCTGATGGTCCGCCGGGCCATCTGA
- a CDS encoding succinate dehydrogenase assembly factor 2: protein MPTAATLDDHAVGKLRWRCRRGLLENDLFLERFFARHGDRLTAHQGIVLEELMQLADNDLMDLFLRRREPAGELDRPDVKELLEQLRGR from the coding sequence ATGCCGACGGCGGCCACCCTCGACGACCACGCGGTAGGCAAGCTGCGCTGGCGCTGCCGCCGCGGACTGCTCGAGAACGACCTGTTCCTCGAGCGCTTCTTCGCCCGCCACGGCGACCGCCTCACTGCCCACCAGGGCATCGTGCTGGAGGAGCTGATGCAGCTGGCGGACAATGACCTGATGGACCTGTTCCTGCGCCGGCGCGAGCCGGCCGGCGAACTCGATCGTCCCGACGTGAAAGAACTGCTGGAGCAGCTGCGCGGCCGCTGA
- a CDS encoding citrate synthase, whose translation MKLADNKATLSFSNGSPNVELPVYQGTIGPDVIDIRKLYAQTGMFTYDPGFMSTASCQSTITYIDGDKGELLYRGYPIEQLATNCDFLETCHLLLYGELPNQTQKDDFVSRVTNHTMVNEQMQFFLRGFRRDAHPMAVMTGLVGALSAFYHDSTDINNPEHREIAAIRLIAKMPTLVAMAYKYGIGQPYIYPKNSLSYTGNFMRMMFATPCEEYEPNEVLVRAMDRIFILHADHEQNASTSTVRLCGSSGTNPFAAIAAGVACLWGPAHGGANEAALNMLEDIQRMGGVAKIGEFVGKVKDKNSGIKLMGFGHRVYKNYDPRAKLMRETCHEVLSELGLGSDPLFKLAMSLEKIALEDEYFVSRKLYPNVDFYSGIVQRAIGIPVNLFTGIFALARTVGWIAQLNEMIGDPEYKIGRPRQLFTGATKRDVKPLAQR comes from the coding sequence ATGAAACTCGCCGACAACAAAGCCACCCTGTCGTTCAGCAACGGCAGCCCCAATGTCGAACTGCCCGTCTACCAGGGCACCATCGGCCCCGATGTCATCGACATCCGCAAGCTGTACGCGCAGACCGGCATGTTCACGTACGACCCGGGCTTCATGTCCACGGCGTCGTGCCAGTCGACCATCACCTACATCGATGGCGACAAGGGCGAGTTGCTGTACCGCGGCTACCCGATCGAGCAGCTGGCCACCAACTGCGACTTCCTCGAAACCTGCCACCTGCTGCTGTACGGCGAGCTGCCCAACCAGACCCAGAAGGACGACTTCGTCTCGCGCGTGACCAACCACACCATGGTCAACGAGCAGATGCAGTTCTTCCTGCGCGGCTTCCGCCGCGACGCCCACCCGATGGCGGTGATGACCGGCCTGGTGGGCGCGCTGTCGGCCTTCTATCACGACAGCACCGACATCAACAACCCGGAGCACCGCGAGATCGCGGCCATCCGCCTGATCGCCAAGATGCCCACGCTGGTGGCCATGGCGTACAAGTACGGCATCGGCCAGCCGTACATCTACCCGAAGAACTCGCTGTCCTACACCGGCAACTTCATGCGCATGATGTTCGCCACCCCGTGCGAGGAGTACGAGCCCAACGAGGTGCTGGTGCGCGCCATGGACCGCATCTTCATCCTGCACGCCGACCACGAGCAGAACGCGTCCACCTCCACCGTGCGCCTGTGCGGCAGCTCGGGCACCAACCCGTTCGCCGCCATCGCGGCCGGCGTCGCCTGCCTGTGGGGCCCGGCCCACGGCGGCGCCAACGAGGCGGCCCTGAACATGCTGGAGGACATCCAGCGCATGGGCGGCGTGGCCAAGATCGGCGAGTTCGTCGGCAAGGTCAAGGACAAGAACTCCGGCATCAAGCTGATGGGCTTCGGCCACCGCGTGTACAAGAACTACGACCCGCGCGCCAAGCTGATGCGCGAGACCTGCCACGAGGTGCTCAGCGAGCTGGGCCTGGGCAGCGACCCGCTGTTCAAGCTGGCGATGTCGCTCGAGAAGATCGCGCTGGAAGACGAGTACTTCGTCTCGCGCAAGCTCTACCCGAACGTCGACTTCTATTCGGGCATCGTCCAGCGCGCCATCGGCATCCCGGTCAACCTGTTCACCGGCATCTTCGCCCTGGCCCGCACGGTCGGCTGGATCGCCCAGCTCAACGAGATGATCGGCGACCCCGAGTACAAGATCGGCCGTCCGCGCCAGCTGTTCACCGGCGCCACCAAGCGCGACGTCAAGCCGCTCGCGCAGCGCTGA
- a CDS encoding thiamine pyrophosphate-requiring protein, translating to MPDPVQHTAARFFLEGLHEAGIEHLFCNLGTDHVTLVDELARCEAEGRPAPNVVLCPHENVAIHMAGGYAAITGRGQGVLVHVDAGTANAAMGMHNLMRSRLPVLLMAGRAPFALHGELTGARDTYVHYVQDPFDIGSLVRPYVKWEYGLPSGVVAKEVVRRAHTVMHSDPPGPAYLTLPRETLAASHPVAAARSFPAERYGPVRSGGLSAETAAHVARELIAARQPLAVTSYLGRNPQAVGALDALARLCGIRVVEFNTAWLSIPRESPCFAGFDAGPLLAGTDLGLLLDVDVPWLPSARPREDTRWLHIDIDPVKKDFPAWGFATDLRLQADCGQALRDVHAAVLALADDAFHRRVAERMAGWEGERRARLERVAAQAADPGQRGALNPAWACAQLGRHLRPDDIVINEGIRNALNVFQQVPRSEPLSLLGGAGGGLGYSAGMALGARLARPGARVVHVEGDGGFHFSTPSSVYAVAQAYRLPILTVVLDNGGWQAVKEAVLRVHPDGAAARLNQFHARLAGGQRRFEQVAQAFGAHGERVEAPEELEGAITRCLAALDEGRAALLSITIAPI from the coding sequence ATGCCCGACCCGGTCCAGCACACTGCCGCCCGCTTCTTCCTCGAAGGCCTGCACGAAGCGGGCATCGAGCACCTGTTCTGCAACCTCGGCACCGACCACGTCACGCTGGTCGACGAGCTGGCCCGTTGCGAAGCCGAGGGACGGCCCGCGCCCAACGTCGTGCTCTGTCCGCACGAGAACGTTGCGATCCACATGGCCGGCGGCTACGCGGCCATCACCGGCCGCGGCCAGGGCGTGCTGGTCCACGTCGACGCGGGCACGGCCAATGCCGCGATGGGGATGCACAACCTGATGCGGTCGCGCCTGCCGGTGCTGCTGATGGCCGGGCGCGCGCCGTTCGCGCTGCACGGCGAGCTGACCGGCGCGCGCGACACCTACGTGCACTACGTTCAGGACCCGTTCGACATCGGGTCGCTGGTGCGGCCGTACGTGAAGTGGGAGTACGGCCTGCCCTCCGGCGTGGTCGCCAAGGAGGTGGTCCGGCGCGCCCACACGGTGATGCACAGCGACCCGCCGGGCCCGGCCTACCTGACGCTGCCGCGCGAGACGCTGGCGGCCAGCCACCCGGTGGCCGCCGCACGCTCCTTCCCGGCCGAGCGCTACGGACCGGTGCGCTCCGGCGGCCTGTCGGCCGAGACTGCGGCCCACGTGGCCCGCGAGCTGATCGCCGCCCGGCAGCCGCTGGCCGTCACCTCCTACCTGGGGCGCAACCCGCAGGCCGTGGGAGCCCTCGACGCGCTCGCCCGGCTGTGCGGCATCCGGGTCGTGGAGTTCAACACGGCCTGGCTGTCGATCCCGCGCGAGTCGCCGTGCTTCGCCGGCTTCGACGCCGGCCCGCTGCTGGCCGGCACCGACCTCGGCCTGCTGCTCGACGTCGACGTGCCGTGGCTGCCCAGTGCCAGGCCGCGCGAGGACACCCGCTGGCTGCACATCGACATCGATCCGGTGAAGAAGGACTTCCCGGCCTGGGGCTTCGCGACCGACCTGCGCCTGCAGGCCGACTGCGGGCAGGCCCTCCGCGACGTGCACGCGGCGGTGCTGGCGCTGGCCGACGACGCCTTCCACCGCCGGGTGGCCGAGCGCATGGCGGGATGGGAGGGCGAGCGGCGCGCGCGGCTCGAGCGCGTGGCGGCCCAGGCCGCCGATCCCGGCCAGCGTGGTGCGCTCAACCCGGCCTGGGCGTGCGCCCAGCTCGGCCGGCACCTGCGGCCGGACGACATCGTCATCAACGAAGGCATCCGCAATGCGCTGAACGTGTTCCAGCAGGTCCCGCGCAGCGAGCCGCTCTCGCTGCTGGGCGGCGCCGGCGGCGGCCTCGGCTACAGCGCCGGCATGGCCCTGGGCGCCAGGCTGGCCCGTCCCGGCGCGCGCGTCGTCCATGTCGAGGGCGACGGCGGCTTCCATTTCTCCACGCCCAGCTCGGTCTACGCCGTCGCCCAGGCGTACCGGCTGCCGATCCTCACCGTGGTGCTGGACAACGGCGGCTGGCAGGCCGTCAAGGAAGCGGTGCTGCGGGTGCATCCGGACGGCGCGGCCGCGCGCCTCAACCAGTTCCACGCGCGGCTGGCCGGCGGCCAGCGCCGGTTCGAGCAGGTCGCGCAGGCGTTCGGCGCGCATGGCGAGCGCGTCGAGGCGCCAGAGGAGCTGGAGGGCGCCATCACGCGGTGCCTGGCCGCCCTCGACGAGGGCCGCGCCGCCCTGCTATCGATCACCATCGCGCCGATCTGA
- a CDS encoding Bug family tripartite tricarboxylate transporter substrate binding protein yields the protein MPTNHDPNRRAVLGAAAALAAGVPLATRAQAWPTKQVRLVVPYAPGGGNDLLARVLGEKLAPALGQPVVVENRAGAGAIVGTEYVARATPDGHTLLVAASGPIVFNPVLVSKLPYSPLQDLAPVSMIGSFPLILAVHEAFPARTLAELVAWSKNDANKPSYSYPAASFQLVMELLKSRTGLKALNVPYQGSAPSINAVMTQEVPMTLIDSGPIAALLKAGRLRALAVTSEQRLPAYPTVPTLREQGVDLVVNFWTGLLAPAGTPAAIVRRLQEETARAMALPDVVDRLQRVDIKPVTNSPAEFARTIAQEIELWTQVARDNNIRAS from the coding sequence ATGCCCACGAACCACGATCCGAACCGGCGCGCCGTGCTGGGGGCCGCCGCGGCGCTGGCCGCCGGCGTTCCGTTGGCCACGCGCGCCCAGGCCTGGCCGACCAAGCAGGTGCGGCTGGTGGTGCCGTACGCGCCGGGCGGTGGCAACGACCTGCTCGCGCGGGTGCTGGGCGAAAAGCTCGCACCGGCGCTGGGCCAGCCGGTGGTGGTGGAGAACCGGGCCGGCGCCGGTGCCATCGTCGGCACCGAATACGTGGCGCGCGCCACTCCCGACGGCCACACCCTGCTGGTGGCGGCCAGCGGCCCGATCGTCTTCAACCCGGTGCTGGTGTCCAAGCTGCCGTACTCGCCGCTGCAGGACCTGGCACCGGTCTCGATGATCGGATCGTTCCCGCTGATCCTCGCGGTGCACGAGGCCTTCCCGGCGCGCACGCTCGCCGAGCTGGTCGCCTGGTCGAAGAACGATGCCAACAAGCCGAGCTACTCGTACCCGGCCGCCTCGTTCCAGCTGGTGATGGAACTGCTCAAGTCGCGCACGGGGCTGAAGGCGCTGAACGTGCCCTACCAGGGCAGCGCGCCGTCGATCAACGCCGTGATGACGCAGGAAGTGCCGATGACGCTGATCGACTCCGGTCCCATCGCCGCGCTGCTCAAGGCCGGCCGGCTGCGGGCGCTGGCCGTCACGTCCGAGCAGCGCCTGCCCGCCTACCCCACCGTGCCCACGCTGCGCGAGCAGGGCGTCGACCTGGTGGTGAACTTCTGGACCGGCCTGCTGGCCCCGGCCGGCACGCCCGCGGCCATCGTCCGCCGGCTGCAGGAGGAGACCGCGCGCGCCATGGCGCTGCCCGACGTCGTCGACCGCCTGCAGCGGGTCGACATCAAGCCCGTCACCAACAGCCCGGCGGAATTCGCCCGCACCATCGCGCAGGAGATCGAGCTGTGGACGCAGGTGGCACGCGACAACAACATCCGCGCCAGCTGA
- a CDS encoding BON domain-containing protein, with amino-acid sequence MTRVIWAGLLVAGLAVPLAAQDRRNWFDAPFLRVTSALPGCAVPAPPGMTEAEMRAEAHVRAQHGTSCWRVGRCRLPNSYLYDKELLPRVAQYLQMDGRFDDTSVWVLGERRLVTLMGCVRTPEQAEQMERAVLLVDDVMGVVNQLSVGTAAAPRYRTAP; translated from the coding sequence ATGACGCGAGTGATCTGGGCCGGCCTCCTGGTGGCGGGGCTGGCCGTGCCGCTGGCCGCCCAGGATCGCCGCAACTGGTTCGACGCCCCCTTCCTGCGCGTGACCTCGGCGCTGCCCGGCTGCGCCGTGCCGGCCCCGCCGGGCATGACCGAGGCCGAGATGCGTGCCGAAGCGCATGTGCGGGCGCAGCACGGCACCAGCTGCTGGCGGGTGGGCCGCTGCCGGCTGCCGAACTCCTACCTCTACGACAAGGAGCTGCTCCCGCGGGTGGCGCAGTACCTGCAGATGGACGGACGTTTCGACGACACCAGCGTCTGGGTGCTGGGCGAGCGGCGGCTGGTCACGCTGATGGGATGCGTGCGCACGCCCGAGCAGGCCGAGCAGATGGAACGGGCGGTGCTGCTGGTCGACGACGTCATGGGCGTGGTGAACCAGCTCAGCGTCGGGACCGCCGCCGCGCCGCGCTACCGCACGGCGCCCTGA
- a CDS encoding LysR family transcriptional regulator, whose product MAISDRSFARRLDLTSLQLFVAVCESGSIGRAAEREAIAASAVSKRLSDLEAAVDAPLLYRHARGVDLTPAGETFLHHARSVLSSLDTMQGELSEYAQGVRGHVRIHANISAIVQFLPGDLGVFTTRHEQVKIDLEERVSTEIIRAVHEGECDIGICNPTIGVGGLQARPYRQDRLVLVVPARHPLAALPAVWFADLLDHDLVGLHGNSAIDLAMRRAAAQAGKPLRLRIRVTGLDAMCRMIDNGLGIGLVPDRAFDLLREIGALRAVPLRDEWATRHIQILARDFAALPVTARLLVDHLTATEDAAASVGAHSPHR is encoded by the coding sequence ATGGCCATCTCCGACCGAAGCTTCGCCCGCCGGCTGGACCTCACTTCGCTGCAGCTGTTCGTGGCGGTGTGCGAGTCCGGTTCGATCGGGCGCGCCGCCGAACGCGAGGCGATCGCGGCCTCGGCGGTGAGCAAGCGCCTGTCGGACCTGGAGGCGGCCGTGGACGCCCCGCTGCTCTACCGGCATGCGCGCGGCGTCGACCTCACGCCGGCCGGCGAGACCTTCCTGCACCACGCCCGCTCGGTGCTGTCCAGCCTGGACACCATGCAGGGCGAGCTGAGCGAATACGCACAAGGCGTGCGCGGCCACGTGCGCATCCACGCCAACATCTCGGCCATCGTGCAGTTCCTGCCGGGCGACCTGGGCGTCTTCACCACCCGCCACGAGCAGGTGAAGATCGACCTCGAGGAACGCGTGAGCACCGAGATCATCCGTGCGGTGCACGAGGGCGAATGCGACATCGGCATCTGCAACCCGACGATCGGTGTCGGCGGCCTGCAGGCCCGCCCCTACCGGCAGGACCGGCTGGTGCTGGTCGTGCCGGCCCGCCACCCGCTGGCCGCGCTGCCGGCCGTCTGGTTCGCCGACCTGCTGGACCATGACCTGGTCGGGCTGCACGGCAACAGCGCCATCGACCTGGCGATGCGGCGCGCCGCGGCCCAGGCCGGCAAGCCGCTGCGGCTGCGCATCCGCGTGACGGGCCTGGACGCCATGTGCCGCATGATCGACAACGGCCTGGGCATCGGCCTGGTGCCGGACCGCGCCTTCGACCTGCTGCGCGAGATCGGCGCGCTGCGCGCCGTGCCGCTGCGCGACGAGTGGGCCACCCGCCACATCCAGATCCTGGCGCGCGACTTCGCCGCGCTGCCGGTGACGGCCCGCCTCCTCGTCGACCACCTCACCGCCACCGAGGACGCAGCCGCGTCGGTTGGCGCCCACTCACCCCATCGATAA
- the leuC gene encoding 3-isopropylmalate dehydratase large subunit, giving the protein MGRTLYDKIWDEHVVHTEEDGTAVLYIDRHLVHEVTSPQAFEGLRQAGRKVWRISSVVATADHNTPTTGWELGYDGIADPISKEQVTTLDKNIAEFGAAAYFPFLSKRQGIVHVIGPEQGATLPGMTVVCGDSHTSTHGAFGALAHGIGTSEVEHVLATQTLLAKKARNMLVRVEGKLARGVTAKDIVLAIIGRIGTAGGTGYTIEFGGSAIRALSMEGRMTVCNMAIEAGARAGMVAVDDKTIEYLKGRPLSPTGVEWDQAVAYWKTLQSDADAKFDTVVDLDAAQIVPQVTWGTSPEMVLGIDGRVPDPDKEKDGNKRGAIERALTYMGLEPGKPLDDVFVDKVFIGSCTNSRIEDMREAAAMVKKLGRKVAKNIKLAMVVPGSGVVKEQAEREGLHEIFRAAGFEWREPGCSMCLAMNADRLEPGERCASTSNRNFEGRQGAGGRTHLVSPAMAAAAAVHGHFVDVRQFA; this is encoded by the coding sequence ATGGGACGCACCCTCTACGACAAGATCTGGGACGAGCACGTCGTCCACACCGAAGAGGACGGCACCGCCGTCCTGTACATCGACCGCCACCTGGTCCATGAAGTCACCAGCCCGCAGGCCTTCGAGGGCCTGCGCCAGGCCGGCCGCAAGGTCTGGCGCATCAGCTCGGTGGTCGCCACCGCCGACCACAACACGCCCACCACCGGCTGGGAGCTCGGCTACGACGGCATCGCCGACCCGATCAGCAAGGAGCAGGTGACCACGCTCGACAAGAACATCGCGGAGTTCGGCGCCGCCGCCTACTTCCCGTTCCTGTCCAAGCGCCAGGGCATCGTGCACGTCATCGGTCCCGAGCAGGGCGCCACCCTGCCCGGCATGACGGTGGTCTGCGGCGACTCGCACACGTCCACCCACGGGGCCTTCGGCGCGCTGGCGCACGGCATCGGCACCAGCGAGGTCGAGCACGTGCTGGCCACGCAGACGCTGCTGGCCAAGAAGGCCCGGAACATGCTGGTGCGGGTGGAGGGCAAGCTGGCCCGCGGCGTCACCGCCAAGGACATCGTGCTGGCCATCATCGGCCGCATCGGCACCGCCGGCGGCACCGGCTACACCATCGAGTTCGGCGGCTCGGCGATCCGCGCGCTGTCGATGGAAGGCCGCATGACGGTGTGCAACATGGCCATCGAGGCCGGCGCCCGCGCCGGCATGGTGGCGGTGGACGACAAGACCATCGAGTACCTCAAGGGCCGGCCGCTGTCGCCGACCGGGGTCGAGTGGGACCAGGCCGTCGCCTACTGGAAGACGCTGCAGTCCGACGCCGACGCGAAGTTCGACACCGTGGTCGACCTCGACGCCGCGCAGATCGTGCCGCAGGTCACCTGGGGCACCTCGCCCGAGATGGTGCTGGGCATCGACGGCCGCGTGCCCGACCCCGACAAGGAAAAGGACGGCAACAAGCGCGGCGCGATCGAGCGCGCGCTGACGTACATGGGCCTGGAGCCGGGCAAGCCGCTGGACGACGTGTTCGTCGACAAGGTGTTCATCGGCTCGTGCACCAACAGCCGCATCGAGGACATGCGCGAGGCCGCGGCCATGGTCAAGAAGCTCGGGCGCAAGGTCGCGAAGAACATCAAGCTGGCGATGGTCGTGCCCGGCTCGGGCGTCGTGAAGGAACAGGCCGAGCGCGAGGGCCTGCACGAGATCTTCCGCGCCGCCGGCTTCGAGTGGCGCGAGCCGGGCTGCTCGATGTGCCTGGCGATGAACGCCGACCGGCTGGAGCCGGGCGAGCGCTGCGCCTCCACCAGCAACCGCAACTTCGAGGGCCGCCAGGGTGCCGGTGGCCGCACCCACCTGGTCAGTCCCGCCATGGCCGCCGCCGCCGCCGTGCACGGCCATTTCGTCGACGTCCGCCAATTCGCCTGA
- a CDS encoding entericidin A/B family lipoprotein, translating to MKTLATCLALCFALAGCSNTVRGAGQDIQKAGNAIENAVKK from the coding sequence ATGAAGACCCTCGCCACCTGCCTCGCCCTGTGCTTCGCGCTCGCCGGCTGCAGCAACACCGTCCGCGGCGCCGGCCAGGACATCCAGAAGGCGGGCAACGCGATCGAGAACGCGGTCAAGAAGTAA